One genomic segment of Plasmodium cynomolgi strain B DNA, chromosome 14, whole genome shotgun sequence includes these proteins:
- a CDS encoding hypothetical protein (putative) — MFATVISPVVTVQPAPVVYTTTYSVVPQTVVYTIPQTLPIIKNIQVIPSHQVCLSYAYAAPVTTIIL, encoded by the coding sequence ATGTTCGCAACAGTGATATCCCCCGTGGTGACGGTGCAGCCTGCGCCAGTTGTTTACACAACTACGTACAGTGTCGTGCCACAAACAGTTGTGTACACGATTCCACAGACCTTACcgattattaaaaatattcaagTTATCCCTTCCCATCAAGTATGCCTTAGCTACGCGTATGCCGCGCCCGTAACGACTATTATCCTTTAA